The following coding sequences lie in one Allochromatium vinosum DSM 180 genomic window:
- a CDS encoding FAD-binding oxidoreductase: MPELTAGLRAELARIAGSGALLTDPADCWPYGYDNSRRQALPQAVVFARDEDQIAALVRLCAEAGLPLIARGLGTGTTGATVPDRGGVVLSFERMDQIKRIEPGDRLAVVEPGVTNARLQQAIAAEGFFWPPDPTSAPTCTIGGNLAYNSAGPRAVKYGTPRENTLGLRAVSGTGEVFHTGVLTTKGVVGYDLTRLIIGSEGTLALVTEATLKLTPLPEAKRTLRATYADIHSAALAVSAIMAQPVTPCALEIMDGSAIEMVSRYSELDLPDGAGALLMIEVDGPAACIQEAQRAVGEAARVAGLLELRLAETADEVAALWKTRKALSPALRHIAPKKINEDVVVPVSHMGAFIDGLEQLARETGIRIVNFGHAGNGNIHVNLLIDPDDAEEVARAAHCLDAVFALVLRLGGTLSGEHGVGLEKRDFVDRELDPVALRLMHAIKAQFDPAGILNPGKSLPG, encoded by the coding sequence ATGCCTGAACTCACCGCTGGACTGCGCGCCGAACTGGCGCGAATCGCCGGCTCCGGCGCCCTGCTGACCGATCCGGCCGACTGCTGGCCCTACGGCTATGACAACAGCCGCCGTCAGGCGCTGCCCCAGGCGGTCGTCTTCGCACGCGACGAGGATCAGATCGCCGCCCTGGTCCGGCTCTGCGCCGAGGCCGGGCTGCCGCTGATCGCCCGCGGCCTCGGCACGGGCACCACGGGGGCGACGGTGCCCGATCGCGGCGGCGTCGTGCTCTCGTTCGAACGCATGGATCAAATAAAGCGCATCGAACCCGGCGACCGGCTGGCGGTGGTCGAGCCTGGCGTGACCAACGCGCGGTTGCAGCAGGCCATCGCGGCTGAGGGCTTTTTCTGGCCGCCTGACCCGACCAGTGCGCCCACCTGCACCATCGGCGGCAATCTGGCCTACAACTCGGCCGGTCCGCGCGCGGTCAAGTACGGCACGCCGCGCGAGAACACGCTGGGTCTGCGCGCGGTGAGCGGCACGGGCGAGGTCTTCCATACCGGAGTGCTCACCACCAAGGGCGTGGTCGGCTACGACCTGACGCGGCTCATCATCGGCTCAGAGGGCACGCTCGCGCTCGTCACCGAGGCCACGCTCAAACTCACCCCGCTCCCCGAGGCCAAGCGCACCCTGCGCGCGACCTATGCCGACATCCACAGCGCCGCGCTCGCCGTCTCGGCCATCATGGCCCAGCCGGTCACGCCCTGCGCGCTGGAGATCATGGACGGCTCGGCGATCGAGATGGTCAGCCGCTATTCCGAACTCGACCTGCCGGACGGGGCCGGGGCATTGCTGATGATCGAGGTCGATGGACCGGCGGCCTGTATCCAGGAAGCGCAGCGCGCGGTCGGTGAGGCGGCGCGTGTCGCCGGTCTGCTGGAACTGCGGCTCGCCGAAACGGCGGATGAGGTCGCCGCGCTCTGGAAGACGCGCAAGGCGCTCTCCCCGGCCCTGCGTCACATCGCGCCGAAGAAGATCAACGAGGACGTGGTGGTGCCTGTCTCGCACATGGGCGCGTTCATCGATGGACTGGAGCAGCTCGCCCGCGAGACCGGCATCCGGATCGTCAATTTCGGCCATGCCGGCAACGGCAACATCCATGTCAATCTGCTGATCGATCCGGACGACGCCGAAGAGGTCGCGCGCGCGGCGCACTGTCTGGACGCGGTCTTCGCCCTGGTTCTGCGACTGGGCGGGACGCTCTCGGGCGAGCACGGCGTGGGACTGGAAAAGCGCGATTTCGTCGACCGTGAACTCGACCCGGTCGCGCTGCGGCTCATGCACGCCATCAAGGCACAGTTCGACCCGGCGGGCATCCTCAATCCCGGCAAATCGCTGCCCGGCTAA
- a CDS encoding BON domain-containing protein produces MNRTYPKLITLTSAMLAFALSAAGCAPLVVGGAAVAGASAIHDRRPAQALLDDRQIEFAATQAIFQDRDLSRGARLVVTSYNRTVLITGQAESAELARRASNRISRLHKVARVIDEVRVGPRIGMSRQSEDAYIASRAKLELAGIGLPDFDPTRVKIVVEDGDLYLLGLVTPREADLAAERVRYVPGVRKVVKLFEYWTPNA; encoded by the coding sequence ATGAACAGAACGTACCCGAAGCTGATCACCCTGACGAGCGCCATGCTCGCGTTCGCGCTCTCGGCGGCTGGATGCGCGCCCCTGGTCGTGGGCGGCGCGGCAGTCGCCGGCGCCTCGGCCATCCACGATCGTCGCCCCGCCCAAGCGCTCCTGGACGATCGACAGATCGAGTTTGCCGCCACCCAGGCGATCTTCCAGGACCGCGACCTCAGTCGCGGCGCGCGCCTCGTCGTCACCAGCTACAACCGCACTGTCCTGATCACCGGACAGGCCGAATCGGCGGAACTCGCGCGGCGCGCCAGCAATCGCATCAGCCGACTGCACAAGGTCGCGCGCGTGATCGACGAAGTCCGCGTTGGGCCGCGCATCGGGATGAGCCGTCAGTCGGAGGATGCCTATATCGCCTCGCGCGCCAAACTGGAGCTGGCCGGCATCGGGTTGCCCGATTTCGATCCGACCCGCGTCAAGATCGTGGTCGAGGATGGAGACCTCTATCTGCTCGGGCTGGTCACGCCGCGCGAGGCCGATCTCGCCGCCGAGCGCGTGCGCTATGTACCGGGCGTGCGCAAGGTGGTCAAACTCTTCGAATACTGGACGCCCAATGCCTGA
- a CDS encoding YraN family protein, with the protein MSTSPRSGRSRPDTRAIGEAKERLAESFLIAQGLRLVARNQRSRFGEIDLVMRDEAILVFVEVRYRRSTRFGTPAATVDARKQQRLILAARHYLHRHPTQLACRFDVVAISAEDDIQWIRQAFTL; encoded by the coding sequence ATGAGCACCAGCCCCCGCAGCGGCCGATCGCGCCCGGATACGCGCGCGATCGGTGAGGCCAAGGAGCGTCTCGCCGAGTCGTTCCTGATCGCTCAGGGGCTGAGGCTAGTCGCGCGCAATCAGCGCTCCCGCTTCGGCGAGATCGACTTGGTGATGCGCGATGAGGCCATCCTGGTGTTCGTCGAGGTCCGCTACCGGCGTTCGACCCGCTTCGGCACCCCGGCAGCGACCGTAGATGCACGCAAACAGCAGCGCCTGATCCTGGCCGCCCGACACTATCTGCATCGCCACCCGACCCAACTGGCCTGCCGGTTCGATGTCGTGGCCATCAGCGCCGAGGACGACATCCAGTGGATCCGGCAGGCTTTTACGCTCTAG
- a CDS encoding penicillin-binding protein activator, giving the protein MPKNRLDRAVFFSRRRLGPLLVVSALSGCAVQPLQDPSSLLTSVPAAELSRASTLEAQGRVDEAARLYLESATRAQPPAGAELRLKAAQAYLAGGRTGQARETLAGLASAELIGGQLERSRLLESELDLAAGQPKAAIAKLKRLPALAKPLAIRRLGLLAAAQRLDNDPIASAESLAELDARLDGQARVTNQVSLVATLALTGEDDLLQLTRAGRGAMKGWAEIAQLVRRHGADPRRLDDAYRQWRQRRTSHPALPELARAYTGNGSSGYANGQRVTVMLPSGGRFAAAAKAVRDGIQAASRLDPGDRRPSLDFADSTNAGRVRTLHAAAITRGADAVIGPLEKPAVDALIEARTAQVPTLALNESTEAERRALNLFQFALSPENEAAEAANKGFALGARRALVLHPNDAWGQRLANAFSAQWRAQGGTLAGQAGFDPSSSNYDTTLGRLMNGQRADLLFLVATAEMARKIHPQIQTVATKPSIVISTSHVYSGRFDAAADKALVGLYFVDIPWMLDLGGEGPLARRTVMGQTASASGPLARLYAMGLDAYRLTPHLTELAANPGAYFPGQTGGLAIDPLGRITRQLALGRFTENGPRLANGVEPSSETRVEPTRTLGPE; this is encoded by the coding sequence ATGCCCAAGAATCGCCTCGACCGTGCGGTTTTTTTCTCGCGTAGACGGCTCGGACCGCTGCTCGTTGTCTCGGCCCTGTCGGGCTGTGCCGTCCAACCGCTCCAGGACCCATCCAGCCTGCTCACGAGCGTCCCCGCCGCTGAACTGAGCCGCGCCTCCACCCTGGAGGCTCAGGGCCGAGTCGACGAGGCCGCCCGGCTCTACCTGGAGTCGGCGACCCGTGCCCAACCTCCGGCCGGGGCCGAACTCAGACTCAAGGCCGCCCAAGCCTATCTGGCCGGCGGCCGGACCGGCCAGGCTCGCGAGACACTCGCCGGCCTCGCGTCGGCCGAACTCATTGGCGGCCAACTGGAACGATCGCGGCTGCTCGAATCCGAGCTCGACCTGGCGGCGGGACAGCCCAAGGCCGCCATCGCCAAGCTGAAGCGGTTGCCCGCCCTCGCCAAACCGCTTGCGATCCGACGCCTCGGCCTGCTCGCCGCAGCGCAACGCCTCGACAACGATCCGATCGCCTCGGCCGAGTCGCTGGCTGAACTCGACGCCCGACTCGACGGACAGGCGCGCGTGACCAATCAGGTCTCACTGGTCGCGACACTGGCCCTGACCGGCGAGGACGACCTGCTGCAGCTCACCCGCGCCGGGCGCGGCGCCATGAAGGGCTGGGCCGAGATCGCCCAGCTCGTGCGACGTCATGGCGCCGATCCTCGGCGGTTGGACGACGCCTATCGTCAATGGCGCCAGCGCCGGACGAGCCATCCGGCGCTCCCCGAGCTGGCACGCGCCTATACCGGCAACGGATCGAGCGGATACGCGAATGGTCAGCGTGTGACCGTGATGCTGCCCAGCGGCGGGCGTTTCGCGGCGGCCGCCAAGGCCGTGCGCGACGGGATCCAGGCCGCCAGCCGCCTGGATCCGGGCGATCGGCGTCCGTCACTGGACTTCGCCGACAGCACCAACGCCGGCCGGGTGCGCACGTTACATGCCGCCGCCATCACGCGCGGTGCCGACGCCGTGATCGGACCGCTCGAAAAACCGGCCGTCGACGCACTGATCGAGGCCAGGACGGCCCAGGTTCCCACGCTGGCACTGAACGAATCCACCGAGGCCGAGCGTCGCGCCCTGAACCTGTTCCAATTCGCGCTCTCGCCCGAGAACGAGGCCGCGGAGGCGGCGAACAAGGGATTCGCCCTGGGCGCCAGACGCGCGCTCGTGCTCCATCCGAACGATGCCTGGGGTCAGCGTCTGGCGAATGCCTTCAGTGCGCAGTGGCGCGCTCAGGGCGGAACCCTGGCCGGTCAGGCCGGCTTCGATCCGAGCAGTTCGAATTACGACACGACCCTGGGCCGACTCATGAATGGCCAGAGAGCCGACCTGCTGTTCCTGGTCGCCACAGCCGAGATGGCGCGCAAGATCCATCCCCAGATTCAGACGGTCGCAACCAAACCCTCGATCGTCATCTCGACCTCCCATGTCTATTCGGGTCGCTTCGATGCCGCCGCCGACAAGGCGCTGGTCGGACTCTATTTCGTCGATATCCCCTGGATGCTCGATCTCGGTGGCGAGGGGCCGCTGGCACGTCGCACGGTCATGGGCCAGACGGCCAGTGCCTCGGGTCCGCTCGCCCGACTCTATGCCATGGGCCTGGATGCCTATCGGCTGACACCGCATCTGACCGAGCTGGCGGCCAATCCCGGTGCCTACTTCCCCGGCCAGACCGGCGGTCTGGCCATCGATCCCCTGGGCCGGATCACCCGTCAACTGGCGCTCGGACGCTTCACCGAGAACGGACCACGCCTGGCCAATGGCGTGGAACCTTCGAGCGAGACGCGCGTCGAACCCACCCGCACCCTTGGTCCCGAATGA
- the rsmI gene encoding 16S rRNA (cytidine(1402)-2'-O)-methyltransferase: MRQQAGVLYVVATPIGNLGDLSERARRVLAEVDAIAAEDTRETRRLLAYCGISAELIAYHDHNESELTPRLLEALESGQNLALVSDAGTPLISDPGYTLVAAARERGLTVVPIPGASAAICALSASGLPSDRFLFLGFPPRTQARRRAWIEAVAREPGTLVLYESAKRALDTLRDLQAVLGDGRRLVIARELTKQFETFLLGSAGTLIARLESDPEQRLGEMVILVEGCPDSETDATHNESIRVLRLLGESMPLSQAAALAARLTGAKKNALYRLGLELGLGSESR; this comes from the coding sequence ATGCGACAACAGGCCGGGGTACTATACGTGGTGGCCACGCCGATCGGCAATCTCGGTGATCTCAGTGAGCGCGCGCGCCGGGTGCTGGCCGAGGTCGATGCCATCGCGGCCGAGGATACACGCGAGACGCGGCGTCTGCTGGCGTATTGCGGCATCTCGGCCGAGCTGATCGCTTATCACGATCACAACGAGTCCGAACTCACGCCGCGTCTGCTGGAGGCGCTGGAGTCGGGGCAGAATCTGGCCCTGGTCTCGGACGCCGGCACGCCGCTGATCAGCGATCCCGGCTACACCCTGGTCGCCGCGGCACGCGAGCGCGGGCTGACCGTCGTGCCCATTCCAGGCGCGAGCGCGGCCATCTGCGCGCTCTCGGCCTCCGGGCTGCCGAGCGACCGCTTCCTCTTCCTCGGTTTTCCGCCCCGCACCCAGGCGCGACGCCGTGCCTGGATCGAGGCGGTCGCCCGCGAGCCGGGGACACTCGTCCTCTACGAGAGCGCCAAACGGGCGCTGGATACGCTGCGCGACTTGCAGGCCGTCCTGGGCGACGGGCGACGCCTCGTCATTGCGCGCGAGCTGACCAAGCAATTCGAAACCTTTCTGCTCGGCTCGGCCGGTACGCTCATCGCGCGCCTAGAGTCCGACCCGGAGCAGCGGCTCGGTGAGATGGTGATCCTGGTCGAGGGCTGTCCGGACTCAGAGACCGATGCCACGCACAACGAATCCATCCGCGTGCTGCGCCTCCTCGGTGAATCCATGCCACTGAGTCAGGCCGCCGCCCTAGCCGCCCGCCTGACCGGCGCCAAGAAGAACGCGCTCTACCGCCTGGGTCTGGAGCTGGGACTCGGCAGCGAGTCCCGCTGA
- the mraZ gene encoding division/cell wall cluster transcriptional repressor MraZ — protein sequence MFRGVTIVNLDSKGRLAIPSRYRERLEAMSGTRLVVTVDRDRCLLLYPESEWDIIERKFAALPALDPTARALQRLYVGNAQEVDIDAQGRILLPVHLREFASLDKRVAFVGLGVKFEIWDESAWCARTEAALNDLAIAELATESGFGSLTL from the coding sequence GTGTTTCGCGGCGTGACCATCGTCAATCTAGATTCCAAAGGCCGTCTGGCGATTCCCTCCAGGTATCGAGAGCGGCTGGAGGCAATGTCCGGCACGCGCTTGGTCGTCACCGTGGATCGCGATCGCTGCCTGCTCCTCTATCCGGAGTCCGAGTGGGACATCATCGAGCGCAAGTTCGCCGCGCTCCCTGCACTCGACCCCACCGCACGCGCGCTGCAGCGTCTCTATGTCGGTAATGCACAGGAAGTCGATATCGATGCGCAGGGGCGGATCCTGCTACCCGTTCATTTGCGTGAGTTCGCTTCGCTGGACAAACGGGTCGCCTTCGTGGGATTGGGCGTCAAGTTCGAGATCTGGGACGAGTCAGCCTGGTGCGCACGCACCGAGGCTGCGCTGAACGACTTGGCCATTGCCGAACTGGCCACGGAATCGGGGTTCGGCAGCCTGACGCTGTGA
- the rsmH gene encoding 16S rRNA (cytosine(1402)-N(4))-methyltransferase RsmH, producing the protein MDGQEATDVEQASPRGRHSEKQPLSHKPVLLEESVSALLVQSDGIYVDGTFGRGGHSRAILARLGAAGRLLGFDRDPEAVAVGRALAAQDPRFSIHQGSFADIGRLLDEAGVDARLNGLLLDLGVSSPQLDTPERGFSFMAEGPLDMRMDPDSGESAAQWLARAEQGEIATVLHEFGEERFANRIARAIVETRTQTPIRTTAQLAELVARAVPRREPGKHPATRTFQAVRIQVNGELEALRRCLDQVCDRLAVGGRLAVISFHSLEDRLVKRFIRREAKGPELPKGVPARAVEVQGRLRPVGKSVRPSTAEEALNPRARSAILRVAERLP; encoded by the coding sequence ATGGATGGACAGGAGGCGACCGACGTGGAGCAGGCGTCCCCCCGCGGGCGTCACTCAGAGAAGCAGCCTTTGTCGCACAAGCCCGTATTACTGGAGGAGAGCGTGTCCGCCTTGCTGGTGCAGTCGGACGGAATCTATGTCGATGGCACCTTCGGACGAGGTGGGCACAGTCGCGCCATCCTCGCGCGTCTGGGTGCAGCCGGGCGTCTGCTCGGCTTCGATCGCGATCCCGAGGCGGTGGCCGTCGGTCGGGCGCTCGCGGCCCAGGATCCGCGCTTCTCGATCCATCAGGGTTCGTTCGCCGACATCGGCCGGCTGCTCGATGAGGCCGGAGTCGATGCGCGCCTGAACGGCCTGCTGCTCGATCTCGGCGTCTCCTCGCCGCAGCTGGATACCCCCGAGCGTGGCTTCAGCTTCATGGCCGAGGGTCCGCTGGACATGCGCATGGATCCCGATAGCGGCGAATCGGCCGCACAATGGCTCGCGCGCGCCGAGCAGGGCGAGATCGCGACCGTGCTGCATGAGTTCGGCGAGGAGCGTTTCGCCAACCGTATCGCGCGCGCCATCGTCGAGACCCGTACCCAGACGCCGATCCGCACGACAGCCCAGCTGGCCGAGCTGGTCGCGCGTGCCGTGCCCAGGCGCGAACCGGGCAAGCATCCGGCCACCCGCACCTTCCAGGCCGTGCGCATCCAGGTCAATGGCGAGCTGGAGGCGCTGCGCCGCTGTCTCGATCAGGTCTGCGATCGGCTGGCGGTCGGCGGTCGGCTGGCGGTCATCAGCTTCCATTCGCTCGAAGACCGCCTGGTCAAACGCTTCATCCGGCGTGAAGCCAAGGGGCCGGAGCTACCCAAGGGCGTTCCGGCACGGGCCGTCGAGGTCCAGGGGCGTCTGCGTCCCGTCGGCAAGTCGGTGCGGCCCTCCACCGCCGAGGAGGCGCTGAACCCGCGAGCACGCAGTGCCATCCTGCGCGTGGCGGAGCGTCTGCCATGA
- the ftsL gene encoding cell division protein FtsL has translation MTRARVVTVAGFMLAVILTAVVVVHTKYLTRLHFAHLQDLRAQRDAIDVEWNRLRLEEAALSTHGLVERKARRELGMFAPRAGDVLLIEERVHAQP, from the coding sequence ATGACACGCGCCCGTGTCGTCACGGTCGCCGGATTCATGCTCGCCGTCATCCTGACGGCGGTCGTCGTCGTGCACACCAAATACCTGACACGTCTCCATTTCGCCCATCTTCAGGATCTGCGCGCCCAGCGCGATGCGATCGATGTCGAATGGAACCGTCTGCGTCTCGAAGAAGCCGCGCTCTCGACCCATGGACTCGTCGAGCGCAAGGCCCGCCGTGAACTTGGTATGTTCGCCCCCCGTGCGGGCGACGTACTCTTGATCGAGGAGCGCGTTCATGCCCAACCCTAG
- a CDS encoding peptidoglycan D,D-transpeptidase FtsI family protein, whose protein sequence is MPNPSRRARKPLPSLKPRRAPNPALRRRLLMSALSLAFVMLTAGVFYRQVIQTEFLQREGEARYLRDAVIPARRGMITDRNGEPLAVSTPVETVWAEPRKLVEHLDRIPAIAQALDMDAAFLRDRIESNRDKGFLYVKRRVTFDEAQAVRAAIAQYKIEGLDFESEYRRFYPGAEVFAHVIGFTNIEDRGQEGLELAYDRVLKAEPGLQRVIRDGRRRTVQQVEQISPAHQGRDLVLSLDRRLQYLAYRELKAAVTEHKAKGGSLVVLDVATGEVLAMVNQPSFNPNSDRSGGSERRRNRALTDVMEPGSTLKPFVVAAALERRVITPASRFSTAPYSIGRNVVRDVHNYGTLDVTGIITKSSNVGSVKIAQKMSYEDLWSLYDRLGFGHPTGVGFPGESRGLLRHYSTWRPFEHATHSFGYGLSVTPLQLAQAYLVLAADGVKRPVTLFKRNSLMQTASAPEGVRLLSQETTRRLRAMMETVVSEQGTAKQAIIAGYRAAGKTGTAKKSAGKAGYASNRYQSVFAGFVPAGRPRFVMAVMIDEPGAGAYYGGVVAAPIFQKVMEGALRLFNVPPDDPEPSMMLAQHLQGNVP, encoded by the coding sequence ATGCCCAACCCTAGTCGTCGCGCTCGCAAGCCTCTGCCGTCGCTGAAACCGCGCCGCGCGCCCAATCCGGCGCTGCGCCGCCGGTTGCTGATGTCGGCCCTGTCGCTGGCCTTCGTCATGCTGACGGCCGGGGTCTTCTATCGCCAGGTGATCCAAACCGAGTTTCTGCAACGTGAGGGCGAGGCGCGCTATCTGCGCGATGCCGTCATTCCGGCCCGCCGCGGCATGATCACGGATCGCAACGGCGAGCCGCTGGCCGTGAGTACGCCAGTCGAGACCGTCTGGGCCGAGCCGCGCAAGCTGGTCGAGCATCTCGACAGGATTCCCGCGATCGCCCAGGCGCTCGACATGGATGCGGCGTTTCTGCGCGACCGCATCGAGTCCAATCGCGACAAGGGCTTTCTTTATGTCAAGCGCCGCGTGACCTTCGATGAGGCACAGGCGGTGCGCGCGGCGATCGCCCAGTACAAGATCGAGGGACTCGACTTCGAGAGCGAATACCGGCGCTTCTATCCGGGCGCCGAGGTCTTCGCCCATGTCATCGGCTTCACCAACATTGAGGATCGCGGGCAGGAGGGGCTCGAGCTGGCCTACGACCGGGTGCTCAAGGCCGAGCCGGGTCTTCAGCGCGTCATTCGCGACGGACGCCGGCGCACCGTGCAGCAGGTCGAGCAGATCAGTCCTGCACATCAGGGGCGTGATCTGGTTCTGAGTCTGGATCGGCGCCTGCAGTATCTGGCCTATCGCGAGCTCAAGGCCGCCGTGACCGAGCACAAGGCCAAGGGCGGCAGTCTGGTGGTGCTCGACGTGGCGACGGGCGAAGTCCTGGCGATGGTCAATCAGCCCAGCTTCAATCCCAACAGCGATCGCAGCGGGGGCAGCGAGCGCCGGCGCAATCGCGCGCTCACCGACGTCATGGAGCCGGGTTCGACGCTCAAGCCGTTCGTGGTCGCCGCCGCACTCGAGCGGCGGGTCATCACGCCGGCGAGCCGCTTCTCGACCGCACCCTACAGCATCGGCCGTAACGTCGTGCGCGACGTGCACAACTATGGCACGCTCGATGTCACCGGCATCATCACCAAGTCGAGCAACGTCGGCTCGGTGAAGATTGCCCAGAAGATGAGCTACGAGGATCTTTGGAGCCTCTATGACCGGCTCGGATTCGGTCATCCGACCGGCGTGGGTTTTCCGGGCGAGAGTCGCGGTCTTCTCCGCCACTATTCGACCTGGCGGCCCTTCGAACATGCCACGCACTCTTTTGGCTATGGTCTCTCGGTCACACCGCTGCAACTGGCCCAGGCTTATCTGGTGCTGGCCGCCGATGGCGTGAAGCGGCCCGTGACCCTCTTCAAACGCAATTCACTCATGCAAACCGCTTCGGCGCCCGAGGGCGTGCGTCTCCTGAGTCAGGAAACGACCCGCCGGCTGCGTGCCATGATGGAGACCGTGGTCTCCGAGCAGGGCACGGCCAAGCAGGCGATCATTGCCGGCTATCGGGCGGCCGGCAAGACCGGAACGGCCAAGAAATCGGCGGGCAAGGCCGGTTATGCAAGCAATCGCTATCAGTCGGTCTTCGCCGGGTTCGTGCCGGCCGGCCGGCCGCGTTTCGTCATGGCAGTCATGATCGACGAGCCGGGCGCCGGCGCTTATTACGGTGGCGTGGTCGCGGCGCCCATCTTCCAGAAAGTGATGGAAGGCGCGCTGCGGCTGTTCAACGTCCCGCCCGACGACCCCGAACCGTCCATGATGCTCGCGCAACACTTGCAGGGGAACGTGCCATGA
- a CDS encoding UDP-N-acetylmuramoyl-tripeptide--D-alanyl-D-alanine ligase has product MWTLAQAIARAGGVLHGSDVAFSSVGTDSRADCTGQLFVALRGERFDGHEYVAAAQAAGAVAAMVDQPLPLDLPQWVVDDTRLGLGRLAAAWRDRFPGRVIAITGSNGKTTVKEMVAAILSQAGRVRATRGNLNNDIGMPLTLLSARDEDFLVLEMGANHHGEIGYMTEIARPEVALITNAGRAHLEGFGSVEGVARAKGEIARGLPEDGVFVVSGDSPYLGLWRELAEGRRMLTFALDGAADLTAGTESIGVEWGAAGFRTTFTARVADENWPLALSLAGQHNVRNALAASAGALALGLDRAAIAAGLESLTPVKGRLYPRLCREIGVIDDSYNANPDSIAAAIAVLAGLTGRRTLVLGDLGELGADAARLHAEIGEQAHAAGLDRLFTVGTLSAEASRAFGAGAEHFADQDALLNRLKADLKPGDRVLVKGSRLARMERIVEALCAEDTL; this is encoded by the coding sequence ATGTGGACACTGGCTCAGGCCATCGCCCGCGCGGGCGGTGTACTGCATGGATCCGATGTCGCGTTTTCCTCGGTTGGGACCGATTCACGCGCCGATTGCACCGGACAGCTCTTCGTCGCCCTGCGCGGCGAGCGCTTCGACGGGCACGAATATGTCGCGGCGGCCCAGGCCGCCGGGGCCGTAGCGGCCATGGTCGATCAGCCGCTACCGCTCGATCTGCCGCAGTGGGTGGTCGACGACACCCGGCTCGGTCTGGGACGGCTGGCGGCCGCCTGGCGCGACCGCTTCCCCGGTCGGGTGATCGCCATCACCGGCAGTAACGGCAAGACCACGGTCAAGGAGATGGTTGCCGCCATCCTGTCCCAGGCCGGGCGGGTACGGGCCACGCGCGGCAATCTCAACAACGACATCGGTATGCCGCTGACGCTGCTGAGCGCACGTGACGAGGATTTTCTGGTGCTGGAGATGGGGGCCAACCATCATGGCGAGATCGGCTACATGACCGAGATCGCGCGCCCCGAGGTGGCCCTGATCACCAATGCCGGGCGCGCGCATCTGGAGGGCTTCGGCAGCGTCGAGGGTGTGGCGCGCGCCAAGGGTGAGATCGCGCGCGGGCTGCCCGAGGATGGCGTCTTCGTCGTCAGCGGCGATTCGCCCTATCTCGGACTGTGGCGCGAACTGGCCGAGGGGCGGCGGATGCTGACCTTCGCCCTGGACGGCGCCGCCGATCTGACCGCCGGCACCGAGTCGATCGGGGTCGAGTGGGGGGCCGCCGGCTTTCGCACGACCTTCACGGCGCGCGTCGCGGACGAAAACTGGCCGCTGGCGCTGTCCCTGGCCGGACAGCACAACGTCCGCAATGCACTGGCGGCGTCGGCGGGTGCGCTGGCGCTCGGTCTCGACCGGGCGGCCATCGCGGCCGGCCTGGAGAGCCTGACCCCGGTCAAGGGGCGACTCTATCCCAGGCTCTGTCGCGAAATCGGGGTCATCGACGACAGCTACAACGCCAACCCCGATTCGATCGCCGCCGCCATCGCGGTGCTGGCCGGACTCACCGGGCGGCGCACGCTGGTACTCGGTGATCTGGGCGAGCTGGGGGCGGATGCGGCCCGTCTTCATGCCGAGATCGGTGAACAGGCCCATGCCGCCGGACTCGACCGTCTGTTCACGGTCGGCACCCTGAGCGCCGAGGCCAGCCGCGCCTTCGGCGCGGGCGCCGAACATTTCGCCGATCAGGACGCACTCCTGAACCGGCTCAAGGCCGACTTGAAACCTGGCGACCGTGTCCTGGTGAAGGGCTCGCGTCTGGCCCGGATGGAACGCATCGTTGAGGCGCTGTGCGCCGAGGACACACTTTAA